The proteins below are encoded in one region of Pseudomonas entomophila L48:
- the rnk gene encoding nucleoside diphosphate kinase regulator — translation MSTKPSLILTRLDVQRLERLLDSLDESTPGVLALQDELDRAEQVVGHEEVPAGVVTMNSRVHCREIASGKDYHLTLVYPKDAGPEGNVSILAPIGCALLGLSVGDQIDWPAPGGKTLKLELLAVEYQPEAAGDFDL, via the coding sequence ATGAGCACCAAGCCCTCCCTCATCCTCACCCGCTTGGACGTGCAGCGTCTCGAGCGCCTGCTCGACAGCCTCGATGAGAGCACCCCGGGTGTGCTCGCCCTGCAGGACGAGCTGGACCGCGCCGAACAGGTGGTCGGTCATGAGGAAGTGCCGGCGGGCGTGGTCACCATGAATTCCCGCGTGCATTGCCGTGAGATCGCCAGTGGCAAGGATTACCACCTGACGCTGGTCTACCCGAAGGATGCCGGGCCGGAAGGCAATGTCTCGATTCTTGCGCCGATTGGCTGCGCGCTCTTGGGCCTGTCGGTGGGCGACCAGATCGACTGGCCCGCGCCGGGCGGCAAGACTCTCAAGCTCGAACTGCTGGCGGTTGAGTATCAGCCGGAAGCTGCGGGCGACTTCGATCTCTGA
- a CDS encoding DUF1289 domain-containing protein, whose translation MSDQPRPPKPLYSNVSPAVPSPCISICRLDEYKVCTGCHRHVEHIREWRAADDERRRQICREAEVLKARSGR comes from the coding sequence ATGAGTGATCAACCCCGGCCGCCCAAGCCGCTCTACAGCAACGTCAGCCCGGCAGTACCGTCACCTTGTATCAGCATATGTCGGCTGGACGAGTACAAGGTTTGTACTGGTTGCCACCGCCATGTCGAGCATATCCGCGAGTGGCGCGCGGCTGACGACGAGCGGCGCCGGCAGATCTGCCGCGAGGCCGAGGTGCTCAAGGCACGTTCTGGACGATAG
- the cyaY gene encoding iron donor protein CyaY → MSLSEARFHDLVDATQQALEDLFDESDLDLDMENSAGVLTVKFDNGSQLIFSRQEPLRQLWLADRSGGFHFDYDEESGKWVCEKTEELLGEMLERIVWERAGEKLDFDEI, encoded by the coding sequence ATGAGTTTGAGCGAAGCGCGTTTCCACGATCTGGTCGACGCGACCCAACAGGCCCTGGAAGACCTGTTCGACGAGAGCGACCTGGACCTGGACATGGAAAACTCCGCCGGTGTGCTGACCGTCAAGTTCGACAACGGCAGCCAGCTGATCTTCAGCCGCCAGGAACCACTGCGCCAATTGTGGCTGGCCGACCGCTCCGGTGGCTTCCACTTCGACTACGACGAAGAAAGCGGCAAGTGGGTGTGCGAGAAGACCGAGGAACTGCTCGGTGAAATGCTCGAGCGCATTGTCTGGGAACGGGCCGGCGAGAAGCTGGATTTCGACGAGATCTGA
- the lptM gene encoding LPS translocon maturation chaperone LptM, whose product MKRLISSLAALVAVACLVSACGQKGPLYLPEDGKDGKGPRKSHQQHQHAQPAQQQAPEQQEQAEPSPAP is encoded by the coding sequence ATGAAGCGCCTGATTTCCTCCCTCGCGGCACTGGTCGCGGTTGCCTGCCTCGTTTCGGCCTGCGGCCAGAAAGGCCCCCTGTACCTGCCCGAAGACGGCAAGGACGGCAAAGGCCCGCGCAAGTCGCACCAGCAGCACCAGCACGCCCAACCGGCCCAGCAGCAGGCACCGGAGCAGCAAGAGCAGGCTGAGCCGTCTCCCGCGCCGTAA
- the lysA gene encoding diaminopimelate decarboxylase, whose translation MDAFNYRDGELFAEGVALSAVAERFGTPTYVYSRAHIEAQYRSYTDALQGVEHLVCFAVKANSNLGVLNLLARLGAGFDIVSGGELERVLAAGGRADRVVFSGVGKTREDMRRALEVGVHCFNVESSDELERLQVVAAEMGKTAPVSLRVNPDVDAGTHPYISTGLKENKFGIAIADAEAIYVRAAQLPNLDVVGVDCHIGSQLTTVEPFLDALDRLLVLVDRLAECGIHLRHLDLGGGVGVRYRDEQPPVLADYIQAIRERVGDRELALVFEPGRYIVANGGVLLTRVEYLKHTEHKDFAIIDAAMNDLIRPALYQAWMDVSAVKPREGEGRAYDLVGPICETGDFLGKDRVLDLAEGDLLAVRSAGAYGFVMSSNYNTRGRCAEVLVDGDQAFEVRRRETVAELFAGESLLPE comes from the coding sequence ATGGATGCATTCAACTACCGCGACGGCGAGCTGTTCGCGGAAGGGGTGGCCCTGTCGGCAGTCGCCGAGCGCTTCGGCACGCCGACCTACGTGTACTCCCGCGCCCACATCGAGGCCCAGTACCGTAGCTATACCGACGCCCTGCAGGGGGTCGAGCACCTGGTCTGCTTCGCGGTCAAGGCCAACTCCAACCTGGGCGTGCTGAACCTGCTGGCGCGCCTGGGCGCGGGTTTCGACATCGTCTCCGGCGGTGAGCTGGAGCGCGTACTGGCCGCCGGTGGCCGCGCCGATCGCGTGGTGTTCTCCGGTGTCGGCAAGACCCGTGAAGACATGCGCCGTGCCCTGGAAGTCGGCGTACACTGCTTCAACGTCGAGTCCAGCGACGAGCTCGAACGCCTGCAGGTCGTTGCCGCCGAGATGGGCAAGACGGCCCCGGTCTCGCTGCGTGTGAACCCGGACGTCGACGCCGGCACCCACCCGTACATCTCCACCGGCCTCAAAGAAAACAAGTTCGGCATCGCCATCGCCGACGCCGAAGCCATCTACGTGCGCGCCGCGCAGCTGCCCAACCTGGACGTGGTCGGCGTCGACTGCCACATCGGTTCGCAACTGACCACCGTCGAGCCCTTCCTCGATGCCCTCGACCGCCTGCTGGTGCTGGTCGACCGCCTGGCCGAGTGCGGCATCCACCTGCGTCACCTCGACCTCGGTGGCGGTGTCGGCGTGCGTTATCGCGACGAGCAGCCTCCGGTGCTGGCCGACTACATCCAGGCCATCCGCGAGCGCGTTGGCGACCGTGAGCTGGCCCTGGTATTCGAGCCGGGCCGCTACATCGTCGCCAACGGCGGCGTGCTGCTGACTCGCGTGGAATACCTCAAGCACACCGAGCACAAGGACTTCGCCATCATCGACGCAGCGATGAACGACCTGATCCGCCCGGCCCTGTACCAGGCCTGGATGGACGTCAGCGCGGTCAAGCCCCGCGAAGGCGAAGGCCGTGCCTACGACCTGGTCGGCCCGATCTGCGAGACCGGCGACTTCCTGGGCAAGGACCGTGTACTGGACCTGGCCGAAGGCGACCTGCTGGCCGTCCGCTCCGCGGGCGCCTATGGTTTCGTCATGAGCTCGAACTACAACACCCGTGGCCGTTGCGCCGAAGTGCTGGTCGACGGCGACCAGGCCTTCGAAGTGCGTCGCCGCGAGACCGTCGCCGAATTGTTCGCCGGCGAAAGCCTGCTGCCGGAGTAA
- the dapF gene encoding diaminopimelate epimerase yields the protein MLLRFTKMHGLGNDFMVLDLVSQHAHIQPKHAKQWGDRNTGIGFDQLLIVEAPSNPDVDFRYRIFNADGSEVEQCGNGARCFARFVLDKRLTAKKRIRVETKGGIIELDVRNDGQVCVDMGPPRFVPADIPFIADEQALSYPLEVDGQVHQIAAVSMGNPHSVLRVDDVRTAPVHELGPKIEHHPRFPQRVNAGFIQVVDRHRANLRVWERGAGETQACGTGACAAAVAAIAQGWMDSPVTIDLPGGRLSIEWAGPGKPVLMTGPAVRVFEGQVRL from the coding sequence ATGCTGCTGCGTTTCACCAAGATGCACGGGCTGGGCAACGACTTCATGGTCCTCGACCTGGTCAGCCAGCACGCCCATATCCAACCCAAGCACGCCAAGCAATGGGGCGACCGCAACACCGGCATCGGCTTCGACCAGTTGCTGATCGTCGAGGCCCCCAGCAACCCGGACGTGGACTTCCGCTATCGGATCTTCAACGCCGATGGTTCCGAGGTCGAACAGTGCGGCAACGGTGCGCGCTGCTTCGCCCGCTTCGTGCTGGACAAGCGCCTGACCGCGAAAAAGCGTATCCGCGTCGAAACCAAGGGCGGCATCATCGAGCTGGATGTGCGCAACGATGGCCAGGTCTGTGTCGACATGGGCCCGCCGCGCTTCGTGCCAGCCGATATCCCGTTCATCGCCGATGAGCAGGCGTTGAGCTACCCGCTCGAAGTCGATGGACAGGTGCACCAGATTGCCGCCGTGTCCATGGGCAACCCGCATTCGGTACTGCGCGTCGACGATGTGCGTACCGCGCCGGTCCACGAGCTGGGGCCGAAGATCGAGCACCACCCGCGCTTCCCGCAGCGGGTCAACGCCGGCTTCATCCAGGTCGTCGACCGCCACCGCGCCAACCTGCGGGTATGGGAGCGCGGCGCGGGCGAAACCCAAGCCTGCGGTACCGGCGCCTGTGCCGCGGCCGTTGCGGCCATCGCCCAGGGCTGGATGGACTCGCCGGTGACCATCGACCTGCCAGGCGGGCGCCTGAGCATCGAGTGGGCCGGCCCCGGCAAGCCTGTGCTGATGACCGGCCCGGCTGTACGCGTTTTCGAAGGACAGGTTCGTCTCTAA
- a CDS encoding DUF484 family protein, which yields MTDQPNVAPQANALDEEAVVAYLRAHPSFFAEHDELLLEQRIPHQRGDSVSLVERQLKLLRDRNIEMRHRLSQLMDVARDNDRLFDKTRRLILDLLDASSLEEVVMAVEDSLRQEFQVPFVSLILFGENAAPVGRWVPGAEAQQAIGGLIGGGKTISGSLREHELAFLFGDTAHKEVGSSAVATLEHQGLHGVLAIGSRDPQHYKSSVGTLFLSYIAEVLGRVLPRFTQTLRSVR from the coding sequence ATGACCGATCAGCCTAACGTTGCACCCCAGGCCAACGCGCTCGACGAAGAGGCCGTGGTCGCCTACCTGCGCGCCCATCCCAGCTTCTTCGCCGAGCACGACGAGCTGCTGCTCGAGCAGCGTATCCCCCACCAGCGCGGCGACAGCGTGTCGCTGGTGGAGCGCCAGCTCAAGCTGCTGCGCGACCGCAATATCGAGATGCGCCATCGCCTGTCGCAATTGATGGACGTGGCCCGCGACAACGACCGGTTGTTCGACAAGACCCGCCGGCTGATCCTCGACCTCCTCGATGCCAGCAGCCTTGAAGAAGTGGTGATGGCCGTCGAGGACAGCCTGCGCCAGGAATTTCAGGTGCCCTTCGTCAGCCTGATCCTGTTCGGCGAAAACGCCGCGCCGGTCGGCCGCTGGGTACCTGGCGCCGAGGCGCAACAAGCCATCGGCGGCCTGATCGGCGGCGGCAAGACCATCAGCGGCAGCCTGCGCGAGCACGAGCTGGCCTTCCTGTTCGGCGACACGGCCCACAAGGAAGTCGGCTCCAGTGCCGTGGCCACCCTCGAACACCAGGGCCTGCATGGCGTGCTGGCGATCGGCAGCCGCGACCCGCAGCACTACAAGAGCAGCGTCGGCACCCTGTTCCTCAGCTACATCGCCGAAGTGCTCGGTCGCGTGCTGCCGCGCTTCACCCAGACGCTGCGCTCGGTGCGCTGA
- the xerC gene encoding tyrosine recombinase XerC — protein MERQLEAYCAHLRNERQVSGHTLLAYRRDLEKVIEFCNNQGIAGWDALQVQQLRQLVARQHHHGQSSRSLARLLSAVRGLYRYLNREGLCQHDPANGLAPPKGERRLPKTLDTDRALQLLDGGVDDDFIARRDQAILELFYSSGLRLSELAGLDLEHLDLTGGLVQVLGKGGKSRVLPVGRKACEALQEWFRLRGIAAPRDGAVFITRQGNRLSTRAIQMRVKTFGERELGQHLHPHMLRHSFASHLLESSQDLRAVQEMLGHADISTTQIYTHLDFQHLAAVYDSAHPRAKRSKGNES, from the coding sequence ATGGAACGCCAGCTGGAGGCTTATTGCGCACACCTGCGCAACGAGCGCCAGGTGTCCGGGCACACCCTGCTGGCCTACCGCCGCGACCTCGAGAAAGTCATCGAATTCTGCAACAACCAAGGCATTGCCGGCTGGGATGCGCTGCAGGTCCAGCAGTTGCGCCAACTGGTGGCGCGCCAGCACCACCATGGCCAGTCCTCGCGCAGCCTGGCACGCCTGCTCTCGGCGGTGCGCGGCCTGTACCGCTACCTCAACCGCGAAGGCCTGTGCCAGCACGATCCGGCCAACGGTCTGGCACCACCGAAGGGCGAGCGTCGCCTGCCCAAGACCCTGGATACCGACCGCGCCCTGCAGTTGCTCGATGGCGGCGTCGACGATGACTTCATCGCCCGGCGCGACCAGGCCATCCTCGAGCTGTTCTACTCCTCGGGCCTGCGCCTGTCGGAGCTGGCCGGCCTCGATCTGGAACACCTGGACCTGACCGGTGGGCTGGTCCAGGTACTCGGCAAGGGCGGTAAGAGCCGCGTGCTGCCGGTCGGGCGCAAGGCTTGCGAAGCGTTGCAGGAATGGTTCAGGCTGCGTGGCATCGCCGCCCCCCGGGACGGCGCGGTGTTCATCACCCGCCAGGGCAACCGCTTGAGCACACGGGCCATCCAGATGCGGGTCAAGACCTTCGGCGAGCGCGAGCTGGGCCAGCACCTGCACCCGCACATGCTCCGCCACTCCTTCGCCAGCCACCTACTTGAGTCGTCCCAGGACCTGCGCGCGGTGCAGGAGATGCTTGGCCACGCTGACATCAGCACCACGCAGATCTACACCCACCTGGACTTCCAGCACCTGGCCGCCGTGTACGACAGCGCCCACCCTCGGGCCAAACGCAGCAAAGGCAACGAATCATGA
- a CDS encoding HAD family hydrolase, which produces MSIKLITFDLDDTLWDTAPVIASAETVLRDWLAANAPTLGGVPIEHLFAIRERLVQAEPGLKHRISALRRRVLFHALEEVGYSEKHAQELANEGFEVFLHARHQIEVFPEVQPVLEILRHHYTLGVVTNGNADVRRLGLADYFKFALCAEDLGIGKPDPAPFIEALKRGGVVAEAAVHVGDHPGDDIAGAQRAGLRAIWFNPQLKPWSGERPPDAQIQRLSQLPEALARWR; this is translated from the coding sequence ATGAGCATCAAGCTGATCACCTTCGACCTGGACGACACCCTATGGGACACCGCGCCGGTGATCGCCAGCGCCGAGACTGTCCTGCGCGACTGGCTGGCAGCCAATGCGCCGACCCTCGGCGGGGTGCCGATCGAGCACCTGTTCGCCATCCGCGAGCGCCTGGTGCAGGCCGAGCCGGGCCTCAAGCACCGCATCAGCGCCCTGCGCCGTCGCGTGCTGTTCCACGCCCTGGAAGAGGTCGGCTACAGCGAGAAGCATGCCCAGGAGCTGGCCAACGAAGGCTTCGAGGTGTTCCTGCATGCGCGACACCAGATCGAGGTGTTCCCCGAGGTGCAGCCGGTGCTGGAGATCCTGCGCCATCACTACACCCTTGGCGTGGTCACCAACGGTAATGCCGACGTGCGTCGGTTGGGGCTGGCGGACTATTTCAAGTTTGCGCTGTGCGCCGAGGACCTGGGCATCGGCAAGCCTGATCCGGCGCCCTTCATCGAAGCCCTCAAGCGTGGTGGCGTGGTGGCCGAGGCCGCCGTGCACGTCGGCGACCATCCGGGTGACGATATCGCTGGCGCCCAACGTGCCGGACTGCGGGCGATCTGGTTCAATCCACAACTCAAGCCCTGGAGTGGTGAACGGCCCCCTGATGCGCAAATACAACGGCTTTCGCAGTTGCCCGAGGCCCTGGCGCGTTGGCGCTGA
- a CDS encoding glycosyltransferase family 2 protein produces the protein MKLSIVATLYQSASHLQEFHARCSSVAQAYAGDDYEIVLVNDGSPDDSLARAIRLTETDSHVVLVDLSRNFGHHKAIMTGLAHSRGDQVFLIDSDLEEPPEYLSKFAEQLQGEDCDVVYGVQEQRKGSWFERLSGGVFWTLINRLSGLSLPANVVTARLMTRRYVDALLCHDEQEVFMAGLFQITGFAQKAITIKKLSSGQSTYTLRRKLALLVNSVTSFSALPLVAIFYIGLLIFSFSCCYAAYLTVHSLFFSYTLPGWTSVMVSIWVLGGLILSCMGVIGIYLSKVFSESKRRPYTIVRHIYGRP, from the coding sequence ATGAAACTGTCCATTGTCGCCACGCTGTACCAGTCGGCCTCTCATCTGCAGGAGTTTCATGCCCGCTGCAGCAGCGTCGCGCAAGCCTACGCCGGTGACGACTATGAGATCGTCCTGGTCAATGATGGCTCGCCCGACGACAGCCTGGCCCGGGCCATTCGTCTGACAGAAACCGACAGTCATGTGGTGCTGGTCGACCTATCGAGAAACTTCGGCCATCACAAGGCGATCATGACGGGGTTGGCACATAGCAGGGGTGATCAGGTGTTCCTGATAGACAGCGATCTGGAGGAACCGCCGGAATACCTGTCGAAGTTTGCCGAACAGTTGCAGGGGGAAGACTGCGATGTGGTCTATGGCGTGCAGGAGCAACGCAAAGGCAGCTGGTTCGAACGCCTCAGCGGCGGCGTTTTCTGGACGCTGATCAATCGTCTGTCGGGGCTGTCGCTGCCGGCCAACGTGGTCACCGCCCGCCTGATGACCCGGCGCTATGTCGATGCGCTGCTGTGTCATGACGAACAGGAAGTGTTCATGGCCGGCCTGTTCCAGATTACCGGTTTCGCCCAGAAAGCCATCACCATCAAGAAGCTCAGCAGCGGCCAATCCACCTATACGTTGCGGCGCAAGCTGGCGCTGCTGGTGAACTCGGTGACCTCGTTCAGTGCCTTGCCACTGGTCGCCATTTTCTACATCGGCCTGCTCATTTTCTCGTTCTCATGTTGCTATGCCGCCTATCTGACCGTGCACTCGCTGTTCTTCTCCTACACCCTGCCGGGCTGGACATCGGTAATGGTCTCGATCTGGGTGCTGGGTGGCCTGATCCTCTCCTGCATGGGCGTCATCGGGA